From the genome of Metallibacterium scheffleri:
CGAGTACAGCACGTCCACGGTGCGCATCATCAGGCCGTCGAGCCAGCCGCCCACGTAGCCGGCGATGGCGCCCCAGGTGACGCCGATCAGCAGCGTCACCAGCGTGGCCACCACGCCGACCATCAGCGAGATGCGGCAGCCCCACAGCACGCGCACGAACAAGTCGCGACCGAGGCCGTCGGTGCCGAACCAGTGCATGCCGGCCAGCGTGGGTCCGTGGTCGAGCAGATTCCAGTCGGGTTGCGCGTAGTTGTACGGCCACACCCAGGGCAGCACGATGCAGCCCACGGTGATGATGCCGAGCACGACCAGGCTGGTCATCGCCGCGCGGTTGCGGCGCAGCCGTGCCCAGGCGTCCTGCCACAGGCTGCGTCCGCGCGCGGCATCGCTGCCGGCCAGCGCCTGCGCGCGTAGCGCCGCGCCGCGCCCCGGATACCAGTTGAACCACTCGCGGCGCGGTGCGCCGCTCATTGGAAGCGCACGCGCGGGTCGAGGATGCCGTACAGCACATCCGCGACGAGGTTGAACAGCACGATCAGCAATCCGTACAGCACGGTCACGCCCATCACCAGGGTGTAGTCACGATTCATGGCGCCATTGACGAAGAAGCGCCCGATGCCGGGCAGGCCGAAGATCTCCTCGACCACGATCGAGCCGGTGATGGTGTTGACCACCGCCGGGCCGAGGAAGGACACCATCGGCAGCATGGCCGGGCGCAGGGCATGGCGCAGGATCACCGTGCGCTCGGGCAGGCCCTTGGCGCGCGCGGTGCGGATATAGGGGCTGTTGAGCACCTCGATCATGCTGCCGCGCATGACGCGCGCGGCGTAGGCGATCAGCGGCAGGCCCAGGGCCACCGCGGGCAGGATCGCGTACAGCGGATCGCCGGCCGACCAGCCGCCCGCCGGCAGCCAGTGCAGCATCACCGCCAGCACCAGGATCATCACCGGCGCCAGCACGAAGGTCGGGATGGAGATGCCGGCCATGGCCACCGCCATCGGGAAATAATCCAGCCAGCTGTTCTGCTTCAGCGCCGAGACGATGCCCAGCGGAATGCCCAGCAGCAGCGCGCCCAGCAGCGCCGGCACGCCGATGGCGATATCCACCGGGAAGCCCTGGCCGATGAGCTGGTTGACCGTGATGCTGCGATACACGAACGAGGGCCCGAAATTGCCGTGCAGGATGTTGCCCAGATAGTCGAGGTACTGCCGCCACAAGGGCAGGTTGAGGTGGTACATGCGCTCCAGATTGAGCTTGACCTGTGGCGGCAGCGCGCGCTGCATCTCGAACGGCCCGCCCGGTGCCGCGCGCAGCAGGAAGAACGACAGCGTGATGATGACCAGCATGGTCGGGATGGCGCCCAGCAGGCGGCGTGCGGTGTAGCGTGCCAGCGCGCCCATCAATGCACCGTGTGCTGCAGGATGGCGATGTATTGCGCCGGGTGCACGTCGAGCAGATTGGTGTGCCAGCCCGTGACGTAGGGTTTCACCAGGTTGTCCGAGGTATAGAAGTACAGCGGGATGTAGGGCATCTGCGTGCCCAGCACGCGCTCGGCCTGCTCGAAATACCGGTAGCGCTGGACGTTGTCGTTGCTGGATTGTGCGGCCTGCAGCAGTTTCTGGAACGGCGCGTAGGAGAAATCGCCGTAGTTCATCGCATAGCCGACCTGGAACTGGTGCATGAAGGTGTTGGGGTCGAGGTAGTTGCCGATCCACGCGCTCCAGTAGAGCTTGGCGTTCTTGTACTGGATGTCCTGCAGCATCACCTTCCACTGCTCGTTCCACAGCCGCACGTCGGCGCCGAGATTCTCCTTCCACATCAGCGTCAGTGCCTCCATGTACTGGCGCGCCGAGCTGCCTTGGGTGTCGTAGAGCAGCTTCACACGCAGCTCGTGGCCCGGGCCATAGCCGGCGGCGGCGTACAGGCGACGCGCCTCGGCCAGGCGCCGCGCGCGTGGCCAGTGCGCCCAGTCCGGCACCTGCTGCGTGTAGCCCGGCAACGGCGGCATCAGCGAATACGCCGGAATGAACAGGCCGCGCGCCAGCTTGTCGTTGAGCACCTTGCGTTCCAGCGCCATCGACAAGGCCAGGCGCAGATCGCGATTGGCGAAGGGCTTTTCGTGCACCAGCATGCCCAGATAGGCGGTGCCGTAGTACGGCGCGATGTGCACCTGCGCGCCCAGTGCGTGGCGCAGCCAGTCGACGTCGGTGGGCGGAAACGCGGGGCTGTCGGCGAAGTCCAGATCATCGGCCAGGTAACGGTCGAGCTTGGAGGCGGAGTTGCTGATCGGATACTCGATTTCCTCGCGCAGGTGCACGGCGCCGACGTTCCAGAAGTAGGGATTCCTGCGCAGCACCAGGCGGCCATTGACGACTTCGCTGGCCAGATAGAACGCGCCGTTGCTGATCAGGTGCGGCGGCCGCGTCCAGGCCAGGCCCCACTGGCGGATGGCCGGCGGATACAAGGGGTCGAAATACTCATTGGCCAGCGCCGCCGGTAGATACGGCGTGGGCTCGACCAGATCCACCACCAGCTCGTGCGCGCCGAGCGTGTGCACGCCCAGCGCCGAGGGCGGCAGCGTGGCGTTGATGATCGCGTTGGCGTTGACGATCATGCTCAGCGATTCGGCGTACTGCGCGGCGGTGTCCGGGTCGACCTCGCGTTGCCACGAGTACACGAAATCCTGCGCGGTCACCGGCGCGCCGTTGCTCCAGCGTGCGTCGGGGCGCAGGTAGAAGGTCCAGCGCAGTCCGTTCCTGCTCGTCGTCCAGCGTGACGCCACGCCCGGCACCACTTCGCCCTCGGCGTTGAACTGTGTGAGTCCCTGGAACAGATCGACGAGCACGTCGAAGCCAGGCACGTCCGTGGCCAATGAAGGGTCCAGCGTGCGCGGTGAGCTTTGCAGGCTGCGCACGAACACCTGCTGCGCGGGCGGCGCCAGCGCGGTGCCGACGCTGTAGTGGTGGATCTCGCCGGTGGGCTGGCGCGGTGCGCAGCCGCCGAGCAGCAGCAGCGTCAGCAGCGCGCCGGCGAGGTGGAAACCATGGCGCGGCGCGATGCGCTTGGACAGGGGCATGAAGGACTGCGTGCAGAACCGCGAGGCGGCGATGAAGTTCTGATCGGCAGCGTCCGCACAAGTTCCCCGTGGTCGCGCGCACGGGCGATCACATTCAGCGCGTGGTCGCGTGAGTCATCCGCAAGACAGGCGCGTGGTGGTGCATCAGCCGTGGCGCCATTTCAGCAACAGGATCGTGCCCGCCAGCAGCAGCGTGATCGCATTGGACACGATGATCGGCCAGGCACCGAGCGTCAGTCCGTAGCCCAGCCAGAACGCCACGCCCACGGTGAAGGTCAGGTACATGCCCAGCGACAGCGCGCGCGTGTCGTGCGTGCGCAGCGTGCGCCAAGCCTGCGGGATGAAGGCCACGGTGGTCAGCGTGGCGGCGATGTAGCCCAGCCAGTCGCCGGGCGGGATGGCGGCGCTCATGCACGGATCATGGCATG
Proteins encoded in this window:
- the oppB gene encoding oligopeptide ABC transporter permease OppB, coding for MGALARYTARRLLGAIPTMLVIITLSFFLLRAAPGGPFEMQRALPPQVKLNLERMYHLNLPLWRQYLDYLGNILHGNFGPSFVYRSITVNQLIGQGFPVDIAIGVPALLGALLLGIPLGIVSALKQNSWLDYFPMAVAMAGISIPTFVLAPVMILVLAVMLHWLPAGGWSAGDPLYAILPAVALGLPLIAYAARVMRGSMIEVLNSPYIRTARAKGLPERTVILRHALRPAMLPMVSFLGPAVVNTITGSIVVEEIFGLPGIGRFFVNGAMNRDYTLVMGVTVLYGLLIVLFNLVADVLYGILDPRVRFQ
- a CDS encoding ABC transporter permease subunit: MSGAPRREWFNWYPGRGAALRAQALAGSDAARGRSLWQDAWARLRRNRAAMTSLVVLGIITVGCIVLPWVWPYNYAQPDWNLLDHGPTLAGMHWFGTDGLGRDLFVRVLWGCRISLMVGVVATLVTLLIGVTWGAIAGYVGGWLDGLMMRTVDVLYSVPFIPFVIVLIVLFGRNILLMFAAIGAVSWLDIARIVRGQTLSLKQKEFIEAARAGGVGNTSIIRRHIVPNLIGIVIVYVTLTIPSIILFEAFLSFLGLGVQAPMTSLGGLVSDGASVLQSYPYQLIIPSIFLAVIVYCFNFIGDGLRDALDPKDR
- a CDS encoding SemiSWEET transporter, which translates into the protein MSAAIPPGDWLGYIAATLTTVAFIPQAWRTLRTHDTRALSLGMYLTFTVGVAFWLGYGLTLGAWPIIVSNAITLLLAGTILLLKWRHG
- a CDS encoding peptide ABC transporter substrate-binding protein, with the protein product MPLSKRIAPRHGFHLAGALLTLLLLGGCAPRQPTGEIHHYSVGTALAPPAQQVFVRSLQSSPRTLDPSLATDVPGFDVLVDLFQGLTQFNAEGEVVPGVASRWTTSRNGLRWTFYLRPDARWSNGAPVTAQDFVYSWQREVDPDTAAQYAESLSMIVNANAIINATLPPSALGVHTLGAHELVVDLVEPTPYLPAALANEYFDPLYPPAIRQWGLAWTRPPHLISNGAFYLASEVVNGRLVLRRNPYFWNVGAVHLREEIEYPISNSASKLDRYLADDLDFADSPAFPPTDVDWLRHALGAQVHIAPYYGTAYLGMLVHEKPFANRDLRLALSMALERKVLNDKLARGLFIPAYSLMPPLPGYTQQVPDWAHWPRARRLAEARRLYAAAGYGPGHELRVKLLYDTQGSSARQYMEALTLMWKENLGADVRLWNEQWKVMLQDIQYKNAKLYWSAWIGNYLDPNTFMHQFQVGYAMNYGDFSYAPFQKLLQAAQSSNDNVQRYRYFEQAERVLGTQMPYIPLYFYTSDNLVKPYVTGWHTNLLDVHPAQYIAILQHTVH